One Anopheles marshallii chromosome 3, idAnoMarsDA_429_01, whole genome shotgun sequence genomic region harbors:
- the LOC128713491 gene encoding protein sprouty — protein MDRRNGGTSLAPPRPPKSLPRVHRPRAPEPHATTVTVVAPAPHPTPMIGSMSGAGATTGTGSGHLQRSALPAASTGAPPQLSPKPRHLIGGSVSNGNDSSSSVACNNISSNGNNNASNNSSNNNNTIFMNNNPHNHTSAVAAAAAGPTGDSSFNSASLINSSSRSNSSTSSTSNSTSSSASSRCNNSNLNHNNNNNNNNNNNSSSSSSGGSGSTGGNNARSGSSQPHQHHQPHPHHPHPHPHPHHHQHNHPHQQSNRSIGSNSSTLSSVSSSSSTVALLRPHQIAPLVPLHTRSATPPPPPLPPHQRPTSPAGSTFARRRHTPSAGSPPAHHHPHLASIPHGSASDTGGAPPVLLLPVDQPIGPAATTNASNPTTPVTLAAPRPEAERLANEYVDTPFGRTSGPTVGGGPNIPSAGGLLSGLQPGTVPHQQHRNLSLLVGGDAAVPVITGQPRPAADRTRSPPGIGNSDAIRVVKSTEGRHGLTAPTGTVGGGPLGSANSIARGSTIITKQPAKKKDGTDRHELLELELQHHHHHHHRHHGRAAIATVGGVSPGALGTAGVNGADGLIGIGSITCPRCRRCRCEECQKPRPLPSHWLCDKSCLCSAETIIDYASCLCCVKALYYHCSKEHEFEREVVGPDGTIETETVSCADDPCSCVPHKRTTRWGCLGALSVALPCLWCYWPMRGCVAICARCYAKHSRHGCRCTQHPAAPGGASNSAPGGILNGSMFGTELLGGPGGGVGALNAAGLHELRAKGDPADGDATLQHLHHQLRHHLHHRSADASSNDLTTPEKRLLDTSTDTSY, from the coding sequence ATGGATCGGCGCAATGGCGGCACTAGTTTGGCGCCCCCAAGGCCCCCAAAATCGTTGCCCCGCGTCCATCGTCCCCGGGCCCCGGAACCGCACGccaccaccgtcaccgtcGTCGCACCCGCGCCACACCCCACGCCGATGATCGGCAGCATGAGCGGGGCCGGGGCAACGACCGGCACGGGGTCCGGCCACCTGCAGCGGTCCGCCCTGCCAGCAGCATCGACAGGGGCGCCACCGCAGCTGTCACCGAAACCGAGACACCTGATCGGTGGTAGCGTCAGCAACGGTaacgacagcagcagcagcgtcgCGTGTAATAATATCAGCAGCAACGGCAACAATAATGCTAGTAATAACAGcagtaacaataataatactaTTTTTATGAATAATAATCCTCATAATCATACGAGCGCGGTGGCCGCCGCCGCGGCGGGGCCAACCGGCGACAGTAGTTTTAACAGTGCTAGCCTAATAAATAGCAGTAGTAGAAGTAATAGTAGCACTAGCAGCACTAGCAATAGCACCAGCAGTAGCGCTAGCAGTAGGTGTAATAATAGTAATCtaaatcataataataataataataataataataataataatagcagtagtagtagtagtggcgGTAGCGGTAGCACTGGTGGCAACAATGCCCGAAGCGGCAGTAGTCAAcctcatcagcatcatcagccCCATCCGCACCATCCCCATCCGCATCCGCATccgcaccatcatcagcacaaTCATCCGCACCAGCAGAGCAATCGAAGCATCGGCAGCAACTCGTCCACGTTGTCGTCGGTATCGTCCAGCTCGTCGACGGTCGCGCTGCTGAGGCCGCACCAGATCGCACCGCTCGTGCCGCTCCACACCCGATCGGCGACACCGCCGCCGCCCCCGCTGCCACCACACCAGCGGCCCACGTCACCGGCCGGCAGTACCTTTGCCCGCCGCCGGCACACCCCGTCGGCCGGCAGCCCGCCGGCGCACCACCATCCCCATCTCGCAAGTATTCCGCACGGGTCGGCCAGCGATACCGGCGGTGCACcgccggtgctgctgctgccggtcgATCAACCGATCGGACCGGCCGCCACCACGAACGCCTCCAACCCGACGACCCCGGTCACGTTGGCCGCACCGCGCCCGGAAGCGGAGCGGCTCGCGAACGAGTACGTCGACACGCCGTTCGGCCGCACCAGCGGGCCGACGGTCGGCGGTGGGCCCAACATTCCATCGGCCGGCGGACTGCTGTCGGGGTTGCAGCCGGGCACCGTCccgcaccagcagcaccgcAACCTCTCCCTGCTGGTCGGGGGTGATGCGGCGGTGCCGGTCATAACGGGGCAGCCGCGGCCCGCGGCCGACCGGACGCGGTCCCCGCCGGGGATCGGCAACAGTGACGCGATACGGGTGGTGAAGAGTACGGAGGGGCGGCACGGGCTCACCGCGCCGACCGGCACCGTCGGTGGCGGGCCGCTCGGGAGCGCGAACAGTATTGCGCGCGGATCGACCATCATCACCAAACAGCCGGCGAAGAAGAAGGACGGCACGGACCGGCACGAGCTGCTGGAGCTGGAActgcagcaccaccaccaccaccaccatcggcaCCACGGCCGGGCGGCGATAGCGACGGTCGGTGGGGTAAGCCCCGGCGCGCTCGGTACCGCCGGTGTGAACGGTGCGGACGGGCTGATCGGCATCGGTTCGATCACGTGCCCCCGGTGCCGGCGGTGCCGGTGCGAGGAGTGCCAAAAGCCCCGACCGCTCCCATCGCACTGGCTCTGCGACAAGAGCTGCCTGTGCAGTGCGGAAACGATCATCGACTACGCGTCCTGTCTGTGCTGCGTGAAGGCGCTCTACTACCACTGCTCGAAGGAGCACGAGTTCGAGCGGGAGGTGGTCGGGCCGGACGGGACGATCGAGACGGAAACCGTGTCCTGCGCGGACGATCCCTGTTCCTGCGTGCCGCACAAGCGCACGACCCGCTGGGGCTGTCTCGGCGCGCTGTCGGTGGCCCTGCCCTGCCTGTGGTGTTACTGGCCGATGCGCGGCTGCGTCGCGATCTGTGCCCGCTGCTACGCCAAACATTCCCGCCACGGTTGCCGCTGCACGCAGCACCCGGCTGCGCCCGGGGGAGCCAGCAACAGCGCGCCCGGTGGCATACTCAACGGTTCAATGTTTGGCACGGAGCTGCTCGGTGGGCCGGGCGGTGGCGTCGGTGCATTAAACGCGGCCGGGCTGCACGAGCTGCGGGCGAAGGGCGACCCGGCGGATGGCGATGCGACGCTGCAGCATCTGCACCACCAACTGCGGCATCATCTGCACCACCGGTCGGCGGATGCGTCGTCGAACGATCTGACCACGCCGGAGAAGCGACTGCTCGATACCAGCACCGATACCAGCTACTGA